A single window of Pseudarthrobacter defluvii DNA harbors:
- the dhaK gene encoding dihydroxyacetone kinase subunit DhaK, whose product MKKLINDPKSVVQEAVQGFGLAHAGLVTISEDPIYVTRKDAPVAGKVGLVSGGGSGHEPLHAGYVGQGMLDAAVPGAVFTSPTPDQILPATLAVNSGAGVVHIVKNYTGDVLNFETAAELAEAEGVSVRTVLVNDDVAVEDSLYTAGRRGVGGTVLVEKIAGAAAERGDSLDAVAAIGERVNANVRTMGVALSACTVPHAGTPSFDLAEDEIEIGIGIHGEPGRHRIPMENADSITNRLLEPVLADLKISSGDKVLLFVNGMGGTPLSELYIVYRRAVQVLGDAGATVERSLVGNYITALEMQGCSISVLRLDDELTELWDAPVHTPALRWGV is encoded by the coding sequence ATGAAGAAACTCATCAACGATCCAAAATCCGTTGTCCAGGAAGCTGTCCAGGGCTTTGGCCTGGCACACGCCGGCCTGGTCACCATCAGCGAAGACCCCATCTACGTCACGCGCAAGGACGCGCCCGTGGCAGGCAAGGTGGGGCTGGTTTCCGGCGGCGGAAGCGGACACGAGCCGCTGCATGCCGGTTATGTTGGGCAGGGAATGCTCGACGCCGCGGTGCCGGGGGCGGTGTTCACCTCACCAACGCCGGACCAGATCCTTCCCGCCACCCTGGCAGTGAACTCCGGCGCCGGCGTCGTACATATCGTCAAGAACTACACCGGCGACGTCCTGAACTTCGAGACGGCGGCCGAACTGGCTGAGGCTGAAGGCGTCAGCGTCCGCACCGTGCTGGTCAATGACGACGTGGCGGTGGAGGACTCGCTGTACACCGCAGGCCGCCGCGGCGTGGGCGGCACCGTGCTGGTGGAGAAGATCGCCGGTGCCGCTGCCGAGCGTGGTGACAGCCTCGATGCCGTGGCCGCCATCGGCGAACGGGTCAACGCCAACGTCAGGACCATGGGTGTTGCGCTGTCAGCCTGCACGGTGCCGCACGCAGGCACGCCAAGTTTCGATCTCGCCGAGGATGAGATCGAGATCGGTATTGGCATCCACGGCGAACCCGGCAGGCACCGGATCCCCATGGAAAATGCGGACAGCATCACCAACCGCCTGCTGGAACCCGTCCTTGCCGACCTGAAGATCAGCTCCGGCGACAAGGTGCTGCTTTTCGTCAACGGCATGGGCGGCACGCCGCTGAGCGAGCTCTACATCGTGTACCGGCGGGCCGTGCAGGTACTGGGCGATGCCGGGGCCACAGTGGAACGGTCGCTCGTGGGCAACTACATCACCGCGCTGGAGATGCAGGGCTGTTCCATCTCGGTCCTCCGGCTCGACGACGAGCTCACGGAACTCTGGGACGCCCCCGTGCATACCCCCGCGCTGCGCTGGGGCGTGTAG
- a CDS encoding amino-acid N-acetyltransferase, which yields MTNSFHIRPARTSDVPAIKRLVAPLAEERILMAKETVAYYESLQEFRIAESSDGEMIGCGALHVMWEDLAEIRTLAASGEWRGRGVGHVLVESLLEEARALGVARVFCLTFEVDFFKRHGFEVMADQSAVDPEVYSELLRSHDEGVAEFLDLARVKPNTLGNTRMIRTL from the coding sequence GTGACCAACTCCTTCCACATCCGCCCAGCACGCACCAGCGACGTCCCTGCCATCAAGAGGCTGGTGGCGCCCCTGGCCGAGGAGCGCATTTTGATGGCGAAGGAGACGGTGGCGTATTACGAGAGCCTCCAGGAGTTCCGTATTGCCGAGTCCAGCGACGGCGAAATGATCGGCTGTGGAGCACTGCACGTCATGTGGGAGGACCTGGCCGAAATCCGCACCTTGGCGGCTTCGGGGGAGTGGCGCGGCAGAGGGGTGGGGCACGTCCTGGTGGAAAGCCTGCTGGAGGAGGCCCGGGCGCTGGGGGTGGCCCGGGTCTTCTGCCTCACCTTCGAGGTGGACTTCTTCAAGCGCCACGGCTTCGAGGTGATGGCGGACCAGTCAGCTGTGGATCCGGAGGTCTACTCGGAGCTCCTCCGCTCCCACGACGAAGGCGTGGCGGAGTTCCTGGACCTGGCCCGCGTCAAGCCGAATACCTTGGGTAACACCCGGATGATCCGCACCCTCTGA